CGGTGCTCCATATCCTGGAGCTCGTGGTGAAAACGTTTCATGCACTGCGTCAGTTGTGCGTACGCACCCTCCGATAGTGCGTGCCAGCGACCAGCGGCCAGAGTTGAAAGGTCATGTTGGTCAAAATATTATCCAAAAGTCCATAGGTGGGGTTCGCGGCATCTTCCAACGTACGGTTCATTGCTTGAATTGATTGTGAAAATTGGCCGGCGTCGATCTGGGTGAGCTGGGGCACGTACCACCTCTGCAAGCGAGGCCGGAAGCGCATCATGGAACTGAACCGTCTCTTCTCCATTGTAGTTGCGCGGAATGCTGCATAAGTTTGGGAAACGTACCGAATGGGAAGCTCTTTTAAAAGCGAGCTGGGCGCAAGCTGTACGCCGAGCGTGACAGACTCTCCACTAGGGTGCACGCCCGAATAGGCACTGCGCGAATTGCGCCCGTTGGCAAGAAAACTCCGGTCAGAAAAAACAACAGAATCGTCAGGGCCATGGCTTTTGATGTCATCCGCGACGGGCGTGGACGTCCTACCAGAGTCGTTGTCCATGCCGCACTCACACCCTGACGCGCGGAGAACCGCCGGGGCGCGAAATTGGCTTAGTAAGCACATCGGTGCATTCGGGGTGCGGAGTGTCGGTTGTTCGATCAGTGCTGTGCACCATGAGCCGTGAGATGGAAGGTGCACAAAAGGTGCCAGAGTCCGACGTGGTCCCGGAATCTGTGGATTCCGAGGTCGAGAACGAGGCTCTTCCCGGTGCGGGCGGAGCTGAGGAAGCTGCTCCTGCAGAACCCGCCCCGGAAGCGTACAAGTCATCGAATGCTTCCACAAGAGTGCACACGCCTACCGTGCTAGGAATTGCGGTGGTGGACTTTGTATGTCGTACGCATTAACGCAGAATCATCTTGTGGGCCCCCAAGTGGAATTCGCCTACCCTTCGAGTCTACTAGACAACGAAGAGCTGAGTGCGCAGCTGCCCTTTTTGGCCCTTCCCGATGGGAGCCACTTGGTACGTGCATGGGCTAACTCAGTCTGAGGAAGACTTTTGCTATTTCCATATGCTGTGCAAGTCACTGTACCCCAGCACCATCTTTGGTATTTCGTGCAACCGCCAAATCAATGCAGATGCCCTGATTAACAAGGGATCGCAGGTGACTCGGAGCATGGTCCAAAAAGCGATTGTTGTCCTCGCGACAAAGCCCATATTTGGCCCGCTGCGCGAAAAGCTCGGCATGGTGACGCGCGCCTTTTTTGCCCAGCGCGACCTTAACAACCTGTCCCTGTTGGAAGATTTCCATGGGACACTGGAGATGAGCTTGCGTATGGGCACGGTGGGCGAATCCAGTCATGCCTTGGACGGCGGTAGTGCACTGTATATGGGCACTTCGCTACGCGAGTTTATTTACCATTGGCGCTTCAAAGCGCTGTCCTTGGTCAAGCTTCTGCTCCTCCAGCGCAAGATCCTGTTTTTTGGATACCCTGTCGAGCGGCTGTGCATGCTCCAATACAACCTGGTCGCACTGATTCCCGCTCTACTCTCGTCGCTGGAAGACTCTGCGTCGCCTGAGCTGCACAGTCAGTCGGACGGGCGCGTGAAGGCAGAGTCGCTCAAGATGTCGGACCGACACAGCCTCTTGTCGTTTATGGGCCTACCGCTTGCCCTGTTTAGCGAGGATGCCTTTTTCCAGCCGTGTTGTCCTCTGCAGCAAATCGATACACTCAAATGCGGCTCGTGGCTGGTGGGGACGACCAACAGCATCTTTAAGCAGCAGCGCTCGTACAAGCCCGATGTGGTGGTTGACGTACGTACTGTCACTTACCCAGCTTGAGCACACCCAGTTGCAATTCAATGATCCTGCGCTGAGCAATGCCGTAACGCTCACGCCCTCCGACCGCAGCTGGATGGACCAGGTTATCaacgtcgtgctcgagacgTGGAACGAGGGCGATCCGACGCAGCCGACCTTGATGCAGTACGAAGGCAGCGACGACTACCTCCGTGCTCGCTTTGAGGAGTACATCTTTGGCTTCTTGTCTACGGCCAAGTATGCCAACCAGCTGCCGCCGACTCCGCCGGATACGCCGGTCGATCCCCAGTCGCCCACGGCGCAGTTTGGTGCCGAGGCCATCGACCTTTTccgagcgacgcgtgtCTTTAAGGAGTGGGACGCGCTCACCGACGATACACTGTGCGACCTGATTGGGTGCAAGCACCCATGCTCTGGAAAGGTCACGGCTCTGTCGGATGCTGCCCTCCGTCTGTCTGCTGGCCTGCACGATCTGCGCATTGATGAAAGTCTCGCACcgacgcgcgaggcgatcggTGCCGCATTCCAAGCTGGCAGCGCTGGCCTGTCCAAGGTTGCCAGCTCGTGGCGCACAGACCTCGCAAAGCTCAACACGGGCTGGAACTCGCCCCGGGccgggcgctcggcgaaCACGAGCGTGGATCTGACACACAACCCCCCCGACCTTGAAGGCGTGTCGACGCCTACGTCAGAAGCTCCGCCCGGGTCCGCATCgacgtcgcctgcgccgacgTGGGACTCACGCAAGCAAGAGGCCCTGTCTACATTGCAAGCAACAGGCGCACAAGGCTATGCTGCACTCGGCAACCTAGGCTCTTTCCTGTCTGCCAAACAAAAGGCCTGGTCGTCGCGTCGTCCGCGGAACGAGGATACCCAATAATGCGCACTGCGTACTAGCTAGTTCTATACCCTGCATAGCACTCTTGCACGATTTTGTATTAACGACGGCTCTGCGTCTCGGCCTCTGTGGTCAGTGACACAACGCACCTCGCCGGGTcgcatcctcgagcagctgcgtgtCGACAGCGGCCGCCGGGATGTGAACGTAGCGCACGACCGAGCCACGAATGAACGTCGAGCGCACAGCGCTCTGTGGTCAGACACAAAACATACCATGTGCGGGTAGCGGCCCGGGTCAAGCACCTTGATGTCGTCCAGCTTGAAGTTGAGGAACCTGCGGTCAGACATGCGACGTACTGGTCGACGCTCTTGAGCGTTCCCTGGATAGCCAGATCATTTTTCAGCTCGACGGTAACCGTCTGGCCGGTAAGCGTCTTGAACGCCGAGAACATCAACTAGGGTTAGCGCATCCTTCCCACTTACCATCTTGCAAGCAATCGACGCGACGGTGGAGAAGCGCCCGGCACAAATCCCCGATTGCTGTGTCAGCAAAGGTGTGCAGAACTACGATGGAGACGCTTACGAAGGATCTCGAGAAGACCTCGGTTACGCCTGTCGCGGGCGATGCCGCGGCTGCTCCGGACTCGGCGCAGAAGGTTACGCCGTGGGACGTCGAGGGTGGCTTCGTCGATGGAAAGCAGGTGTCGATCGACTACAACAAGCTCATTAAAGAGTTTGGCACGAAGCCCATTGACGCTGCGCTTCTCGAGCGCTTTGAGCGCGTTACCGGCCGCAAGCCGCATCctctgctgcgccgcggcagctTCTTTAGCCACCGGTACGTCCCCTTGCTAATTCAGCGAGCTTGACCTGATCCTGACGCGCTACGAGCAGCAAAAGCCCTTTTACCTCTATACCGGCCGTGGCcccagctcctcgtcgatgcACCTGGGCCACCTGATCCCCTTTCTTTTTACGCAGTGGCTGCAGGACGTGTTTGATGTGCCGCTGGTCGTGCAGCTGACTGACGACGAAAAGTTCCTGTTCAAGAACGAGCTCAAGATTGAACAGGCGCAAAAGTTTGCGTATGAGAACGCGCGCGACATTATTGCCTGCGGGTTTAAGCTGGAAAAGACGTTTATTTTCTCCGACCTTGACTatgtcggcggcgcctttTACCAGAATGTCGTGCGCATTGCGCGGTACATTACCGTAAACCAGTCGAAGGGCACCTTTGGCTTCAACGACAGCGACAGCATCGGCAAGCTGCACTTTGTCGCCGTCCAGGCCGCGCcctccttctcgagctcATTCCCCCAGATCTATGGCTCGAAGACGGACGTGCCGTGCCTGATCCCCTGTGCGATTGACCAGGACCCCTACTTCCGccagacgcgcgacgtcgcggtGCGTCTCAAGTACCCCAAGCCGAGTCTGATCCACTCCAAGTTTTTCCCCGCGCTCCAGGGCTCGCAGACGAAGATGAGCGCGTCGAACGAGACGTCGAGCATCTTTATGCACGACACGCCGAACCAGATCAAGAACAAGATCAACAAGCACGCCTTCTCTGGCGGTCaggagacgctcgaggagcagcgccgcctgggcGGCAACCCCGATGTGGACGTCAGTTTCCAGTACCTCACCTTCTTTGTCGACTCCGACGAGGAGATTTCGCAGATTGCGGAGGACtaccgcgccggccgcctgcTCACTGGCGAGCTCAAGAAGCGCTgcatcgccgagctgcagcgtgtcgtGAGCGACTTCcagaagcgcaaggccgaggtcTCGGACGAGACGCTGAAGCAATTCATGGATCCCACGCGCAAGATCGACCCTACGCCCCCGATCCCCCACAGCCAGGCCGCGCCGTAGTTGGTCCGAACTCGTCACGTGATCATAGCGCcccgacgctgcgctcgtccttggcctcgacATAGACGcaagcacggcgcgccgctttcTATGCCCATGTCTGGAgtgagcgtcgcgcgggTGTATCCCGACGCGAATGAGAAGCACGGTAGAGCGTGGTGGGATTATGGTACGTGCGCTTACTGACCCAGACAACCTGCAGTTGCAATGGTACGCACTCACACTCACACAGGGGAACCCAGGACCATTTTGAGATCCTGCAAAAGGTCGGGCGTGGCAAGTATTCGGAAGTGTTCGAAGGTATTAATgtcgcctcgtccggcTACGATAAGTGCATTATCAAGGTGCTGAAGCCTGTCAAGAAAAAGAAGATCAAGCGCGAGATCAAGATCCTGCAGAACCTGATGGGCGGCCCCAATGTCGTGCAGCTGATTGACGTGGTGCGCGACCCTCAATCCAAAACGCCCTCGATCATCACGGAGTATGTGAACAACACCGA
The Malassezia japonica chromosome 2, complete sequence genome window above contains:
- a CDS encoding uncharacterized protein (EggNog:ENOG503NXYQ; COG:S; BUSCO:EOG09262V8E) is translated as MSREMEGAQKVPESDVVPESVDSEVENEALPGAGGAEEAAPAEPAPEAYKSSNASTRVHTPTVLGIAVVDFNHLVGPQVEFAYPSSLLDNEELSAQLPFLALPDGSHLSEEDFCYFHMLCKSLYPSTIFGISCNRQINADALINKGSQVTRSMVQKAIVVLATKPIFGPLREKLGMVTRAFFAQRDLNNLSLLEDFHGTLEMSLRMGTVGESSHALDGGSALYMGTSLREFIYHWRFKALSLVKLLLLQRKILFFGYPVERLCMLQYNLVALIPALLSSLEDSASPELHSQSDGRVKAESLKMSDRHSLLSFMGLPLALFSEDAFFQPCCPLQQIDTLKCGSWLVGTTNSIFKQQRSYKPDVVVDLEHTQLQFNDPALSNAVTLTPSDRSWMDQVINVVLETWNEGDPTQPTLMQYEGSDDYLRARFEEYIFGFLSTAKYANQLPPTPPDTPVDPQSPTAQFGAEAIDLFRATRVFKEWDALTDDTLCDLIGCKHPCSGKVTALSDAALRLSAGLHDLRIDESLAPTREAIGAAFQAGSAGLSKVASSWRTDLAKLNTGWNSPRAGRSANTSVDLTHNPPDLEGVSTPTSEAPPGSASTSPAPTWDSRKQEALSTLQATGAQGYAALGNLGSFLSAKQKAWSSRRPRNEDTQ
- the WRS1 gene encoding tryptophan--tRNA ligase (BUSCO:EOG092624KK; EggNog:ENOG503NTXH; COG:J), translating into METLTKDLEKTSVTPVAGDAAAAPDSAQKVTPWDVEGGFVDGKQVSIDYNKLIKEFGTKPIDAALLERFERVTGRKPHPLLRRGSFFSHRELDLILTRYEQQKPFYLYTGRGPSSSSMHLGHLIPFLFTQWLQDVFDVPLVVQLTDDEKFLFKNELKIEQAQKFAYENARDIIACGFKLEKTFIFSDLDYVGGAFYQNVVRIARYITVNQSKGTFGFNDSDSIGKLHFVAVQAAPSFSSSFPQIYGSKTDVPCLIPCAIDQDPYFRQTRDVAVRLKYPKPSLIHSKFFPALQGSQTKMSASNETSSIFMHDTPNQIKNKINKHAFSGGQETLEEQRRLGGNPDVDVSFQYLTFFVDSDEEISQIAEDYRAGRLLTGELKKRCIAELQRVVSDFQKRKAEVSDETLKQFMDPTRKIDPTPPIPHSQAAPRKHGAPLSMPMSGVSVARVYPDANEKHGRAWWDYDNLQLQWGTQDHFEILQKVGRGKYSEVFEGINVASSGYDKCIIKVLKPVKKKKIKREIKILQNLMGGPNVVQLIDVVRDPQSKTPSIITEYVNNTDFKTLYPRFSDFDVRYYIAELLKALDFCHSRGIMHRDVKPHNVMIDHEKRQLRLIDWGLAEFYHPYTEYNVRVASRYFKGPELLVDFQEYDYSLDMWSLGCMFASMVFRKEPFFHGHDNYDQLVKIAKVLGTDGLFAYLEKYNIELDSHYDGILGRYQRKPWPRFVTPENQRYISDEALDFLDKLLRYDHQERLTAGEAQQHPYFDPVKNAAGNVSSESA